The region GTGGCCGGACGCATCGGCGCCGAGATTCGCGGGGTGCAGTTGAGCGCTGATCTTGAACCCGCGCTGATCGACGCGATTCAGGCCGCGTTGGTGGAACACAAGGTGATCTTCTTTCGCGCTCAGCATCATCTCGACGATCAGGGCCAGGAAGCCTTTGCCCATTTACTTGGCGAGCCGATTGCACACCCTACGGTGCCGGTACGTGAAGGCACGCGCTTTCTCCTGGAACTGGACAGCGAGCGCAGGGCCAATTCATGGCACACCGATGTAACCTTCGTCGATGCCTATCCCAAGGCGTCGATCCTGCGTTCGGTGGTCGCGCCGCAAGCAGGTGGCGACACGGTGTGGGCCAACACTGCTAGCGCTTATCAAGACCTTCCCGATGAACTCAAAGCCCTGGCCGATCAACTGTGGGCAGTGCACAGTAACGAATACGATTACGCAGCGGCCAAGCCGAATGTCACGCTTGAACAGCAGGAAAGCTATCGTCGTATTTTCACCTCAACCGTCTACGAAACCGAGCACCCGGTGGTGCGCGTACACCCAGTCAGCGGCGAAAGGCACTTGCTGCTTGGTCACTTCGTCAAACGCCTGAAAGGCTATTCGCAGTTTGATTCCACACACCTGTTCAACCTGCTGCAAAGCCATGTCACGCGTTTGGAGAACACCGTACGCTGGCGCTGGCAGGCGGGTGATGTGGCGATCTGGGACAACCGCGCTACCCAGCATTACGCGGTGGATGACTACGGCAACCAGAACCGTGTAGTGCGCCGGGTGACCTTGCAGGGCGATGTACCGGTGGGTGTCGCGGGGCAGCGTAGCCGCACCCTTCGCGGGGCGTAAGGATCGTCCGGCAAACTCACCGTAGGTGCAGGGGGGCAGCGGGCATAAAAAGGTTCTTCCCGGAACTCCGTGAAGAACCATAAAAAAGCCCACCGCTGGGGTGGGCTTGATTACGCAACAGGTATTCAGCTTTTCGACGAGTCGATCGCAGCGTGCTGCTGGGCCTGAACGGTCTGCTCGTTCCAGCCGCCACCAAGGGCCTTGTACAGGTTGACCTCACTGATCAGTTGCGACAGACGATCACTGATCAACGCCTGTTGGGTGTTGAAAAGCTGGCGCTGTGCATCGAGGAAGGTCAGGTTGCTGTCGACACCGATACGGTAGCGACGCTCAGCCAGACGGTAGTAGTCCTGGTTGGCGGCGACCAGATCGCGCTGGGCCTGCAACTGATCGTTGAAGGTACGGCGCGCCGCGAGACCATCAGACACTTCCTGGAAAGCGGTCTGGATGGTTTTCTCGTACTTGGCGATGTTGATGTCTTTCTGGATCTTCGAGTAGTCGAGGCTGGCACGCAAGGCACCGGCGTTGAAGATCGGCAGATTGATCTGCGGCTGGAACAGCCAGGTTCCGGAGCCGCCCTTGAACAAGCCGTCCATGTCCGGACTCAGGGTACCGGCATTGGCGGTCAGGCTGATACTCGGGAAGAACGCTGCACGGGCGGCGCCGATGTTGGCATTGGCGGCCTTGAGCAGGTGTTCGGCTTCCTGGATGTCCGGACGACGTTGCAGCAGGTCGGACGGCAAGCCCGCTGGCACTTCGGCCAACAGGTCGCTGTCCAGGTTTTGTGCTGCTGGCAGGTCGACGGGCAGGCCGGTACCGATCAGGACTGCCAGGCTGTTCGCATCCTGGGCGACCAGGCGTTGGTACTGGGCCAGCTTGACCCGGGCGCCTTCGACCGACGTCCTTGCCTGGCTCAGGTCCAGGGCTGACGCTACACCGACTTCATTGCTGCGCAGGGTCAGTGCGTAGCTTTGCTCATAGGTCTTGAGGGTTTCTTCGGTCAGCTTCAGCAAAGCCTGGTCGGCCTGCCAGGTGAAATAGGCATTGGCGACGCTGGCAACCAGAGCGATCTGGGTGGAGCGGCGAGCCTCTTCACTGGACAGGTAGATTTCCAGTTGCTGTTCAGTGAGGCTGCGAACCCGACCGAACAGGTCGAGTTCATAGGCGCTTACACCGAGCGTGGCCGAATATGAACTGGTGATTTCCGAATCGCCAGTCTGCGTCATGTTGCCGGGCATGCGCTGGCGGCTGCCGCTGCCATTGGCGCTGACTGCCGGAAACAGGTCGGCGCGCTGGATACGGTACTGGGCCCGGTAGGCATCGATGTTCAGCGCCGCAACCTTGAGGTCACGGTTGTTGACCAGCGAGGTCTGGATCAGCTGCTGCAGTGCCGGGTCATTGAAAAACTGACGCCAGCCCTGCTCGGCGGCCGAGACATTCGCCGACTCGGTCGGTGAATACGCAGGGCCTTGCGGCCACTGCGCGGCCACCGGCGATTCCGGGGTCTGGTAATCAGGGATCAGCGAGCAGCCGCCAAGTATGAAAGCGGTTACCGCCAGGGACAAAAGGGACTTACTCATTGCCCAGCCTCGTAGCGTGGAGTTTCAGGTTTGGCGTCTTCTTCAGGTTTCTTGCTGCTGAACATCGACGACACCATTACAAAGAACAGCGGTACCCAGAAGATCGCCAGTACGGTGGCCGTCAGCATCCCGCCGATTACCCCGGTACCGATAGCGTGCTGGCTGCCCGAGCCTGCACCGGTGGAGATAGCCAACGGTACCACGCCGAGAATGAACGCCAGCGAGGTCATGATGATCGGCCGCAGACGCATCCGGCAGGCTTCGATCGCTGCATCGGTAAGGCTTCGACCCTGCTCATGCAGTTCCTTGGCGAACTCCACGATCAGAATCGCGTTCTTCGCTGCCAGACCGATGGTGGTCAATAGACCCACCTGGAAGTACACGTCGTTGGACAGACCGCGCAGGCTGGTGGCCAGCAGCGCACCAATGACCCCCAGGGGTACTACGAGCATGACCGCGATCGGAATCGACCAGCTTTCATACAGCGCTGCCAGACACAGGAACACCATCAGCAGCGACAGCGCATACAAGGCCGGCGCCTGGGAGCCCGAGAGGCGTTCCTCGTACGACAGGCCGGTCCAGGAGTAACCGATGCCTTTTGGCAACTGGGCGGCAATGCGCTCAACTTCAAGCATGGCTTCACCGGTACTGTAGCCAGGGGCCGGGGCACCGAGAATTTCCATCGCCTCTACACCGTTGTAGCGCGCAAGTTTCGGTGGGCCGTAGATCCATTCACCCTTGGCGAAGGAGGAGAACGGCACCATCTCGCCAACGGCATTGCGCACATACCACTTCTGCAGATCTTCTGGGCTCATGCGCGATGCGGACTCACCCTGGATGTAGACCTTCTTGACCCGACCGCGGTCGATGAAGTCGTTGACGTAACTCGCACCCAAGGCAATCGACAGGGTGTTGTTGATCTCGGCAATGGTCACGCCCAAAGCGCTGGCGCGTTCGTCGTCGACGGTCAACTGGTACTGCGGTTCATCGTTCAGGCCGTTTGGACGCACAGCAGAGAGAATCTTGCTTTGCGCTGCCATGCCGAGGAACTGGTTGCGCGCTTCCATCAGTTTTTCGTGGCCGACACCGGCACGGTCCTGAAGGAACACGTCGAAACCGGTGGCGTTACCCAGCTCAAGCACCGCAGGCGGGGCAAAGGCGAACACCATGGCATCGCGGAAGGTGAAGAAGTGCTGCTGGGCGCGGGTCGCCAGATTGAACACGTTGTTCTCGGCGGAGCGCTCTTCCCATGGCTTGAGCATGATGAAGGCCATGCCGGAGCTTTGGCCGCGACCGGCAAAGTTGAAGCCGTTCACAGTGAACACCGAGGCAACGGTATCGGCTTCCTTGTCCAGCAGGTAAGCGCGCATTTCGTCGATCACCACCTGGGTCCGCTCGGCACTGGAGCCCGCCGGCGTTTGGACCTGGGCAAACAGTACGCCTTGGTCTTCCTCGGGAAGGAAAGCCGTCGGGATACGGGTGAACAGCCAGATCATGCCGACCATGATCAGCAGGTAGGCCAGCAGGTACGGCGCTTTGTTTCGCAGGATGTTGCCTACGCCACGTTCATAGCTCTCTACGCTGCGGTCAAAGTTGCGGTTGAACCAGCCGAAGAAGCCGCGCTTGGCGACATGATGCCCACCCTTGGCGATTGGTTTGAGCATGGTCGCGCACAGCGCTGGGGTGAAGATCAAGGCAACCAGCACCGAGAGTCCCATCGCAGAGACGATGGTGATCGAGAACTGCTTGTAGATTACCCCGGTAGAACCACTGAAGAACGCCATCGGCAGCAATACAGCGGAAAGCACCATGGCGATACCGACCAGGGCCCCCTGGATCTGGCCCATGGACTTTTTCGTCGCTTCCTTGGGTGACAGGCCTTCCTCGGCCATTACCCGTTCGACGTTCTCCACCACAACAATGGCATCGTCCACCAGCAAGCCGATAGCGAGCACCATGCCGAACATGGTCAGGGTGTTGATACTGAAGCCTGCGGCAGCAAGGATGCCGAAGGTGCCGAGCAGTACCACGGGCACGGTCATGGTTGTGATGATGGTGGCGCGGAAGTTCTGCAGGAACAGGTACATCACCAGGAACACCAGCACGATCGCTTCGATCAGGGTATGGATTACCCCGCTGATCGATTCGGTCACCACTGGCGTGGTGTCATACGGGAATACCGCCTTCATGCCTTCCGGGAAGAACGGTTCCAGGTCGCTGATGGTCTTGCGCAGGGCCTTGGCAGTATCCAGGGCGTTGGCGCCGGTTGCCAGCTTGACCGCCAGACCCGAGGCCGGCTTGCCGTTGAACTGGGCGCTGACGGCGTAGTTCTCACCGCCAAGACCGACTTCAGCTACGTCTTTCAGACGCACTTGCGAGCCGTCGCGGTTGACCTTGAGCAGGATGTTTTCAAACTGCTCGGCAGTCTGCAGACGCGTCTTGCCGATGATGGTGGCGTTGAGCTGAGTACCCGGCAGGGCCGGCAGGCCGCCAAGCTGACCAGAGGAAATCTGGACGTTCTGCGCCGATACCGCGGTGCGTACGTCGACCGGGGTCAACTGGTACTTGTTCAGCTTGGCCGGATCCAGCCAGATACGCATTGCGTACTGAGCACCGAACACCTGGAAGTCACCGACACCGGCGGTTCGCGAGATCGGGTCCTGCATGTTGGAGACGATGTAGTTGGCCAAGTCGTCCTTGGTCATGCTGCCGTCTTCAGATACCAGACCGATTACCAGAAGGAAGTTCTTCACTGCCTTGGTCACACGGATACCTTGCTGCTGAACCTCTTGCGGCAGCAGTGGCGTTGCCAGGTTCAGCTTGTTCTGTACCTGAACCTGAGCGGTATCGGAGTTGGTCCCCTGTTCGAAGGTCGCGGTAATGGTCATGGTGCCGTCGGAGTTACTTTCCGACGATACATACCGCAGGTTGTCGATACCGTTGAGCTGCTGCTCGATAACCTGAACCACGGTGTCCTGCACGGTTTGTGCCGAAGCACCCGGGTAGGTCACGGAGATCGCCACAGCCGGTGGGGCGATGCTGGGGTACTGGTTGATTGGCAACTTCAGGATCGCCAACGCACCGACCAGCATGATCACCAAAGCGATCACCCAGGCAAAGATCGGGCGATCGATAAAAAATCTCGACATGGTTTACTCCCCTTTGGCCCCTGCAGTCGTTGCATTGGCCTGGGTTGGCTGGGCAGGCTTGACGTTGGTCGCTTCGCTGACCTTGACCTCATCGCCCGGCTTGACGAACTGCAAGCCTTCGGTGATCAGGCGGTCGCCGGCGTTCAGGCCTTTGGCGATCAGCCAGTCGCTACCAACGGTACGGCTGGCTTCAAGCTGACGCAGCTCAACCTTGTTTTCCTTGTTGACAACCAGGGCGGTTGGCTGGCCCTTGAGGTCGCGGGTTACACCCTGTTGTGGCGCGAGGATGGCTTGAGCGTTGACCCCGGCCTTCAGGCGCGCATGAACGAACATGCCCGGCAGCAGGTTGTGCTCAGGGTTCGGGAATACGGCACGCAACGTCACTGAGCCGGTGGTTGGGTCGACTGAGACTTCCGAGAACTCCAGGCGACCTTCCTGGCGGTAGGTGCTGCCGTCTTCCAGGGTCAGGGTGACCTTGGCCGCGTTGTCGCCAATTTTCTGCAACTGGCCGCTTTCCAGCTCGCGGCGCAGCTTGAGCAGCTCGGCCGAGGATTGGGTGACGTCGACGTAGATCGGATCGAGTTGCTGGATCACGGCCATCGCGTCAGCCTGACCATTGTTGACCAGCGCACCTTCGGTCACCGAGGAACGGCCAATACGCCCGCTCAGCGGTGCCAGGACCTTGGTGTAGCGCAAGTCGATCTGGGCGCTGCGCAGTGCCGCTTCAGCTTGCAAACGTTTGGCTTGCGCGTCGTCGTATTCCTGACGGCTCACCGCTTGTTCGGCGACCAGTTGCTTGTAGCGCTCGGACAGCGAACGGCTTGATTGCAAGTTGGCTTGGGCGCTGGCCAGGGTCGCTTCGTACACCGAAGGGTCGATCTGGTACAGCTGCTGGCCTTCCTTGACCTCGCTGCCTTCTTTGAACAGGCGTTTGAGAATGATGCCGTTGACCTGTGGACGAACTTCGGCGATGCGGTACGCAGTGGTGCGCCCCGGCAGGTCGGAGGTCAGGGTATAGGCTTGAGTCTGGAGCGTAACGATGCCGACCTGAGGAACTTGCGCGACAGGCGCAGCCTCTTCCTTTTTACAGCCGCTGAGCAGTGTTGCCAGGGCGACGGCGGATACCAGAGCGGTAACAGCTGGCTTGAATTGCATGAAGATCCTCGGGTCGCAAGAGCTGAAGACGCTCAAGAATAATGGAAAGGGGGCGCTATGAAATAAATTTGTCTATATGGATTAATAGCTTGCTAAGGAATATACTTACATTCATGGTTGTTTGTAAATACCT is a window of Pseudomonas sp. DG56-2 DNA encoding:
- a CDS encoding TauD/TfdA family dioxygenase, with product MSNAAHAVAAINPVLDIHPVAGRIGAEIRGVQLSADLEPALIDAIQAALVEHKVIFFRAQHHLDDQGQEAFAHLLGEPIAHPTVPVREGTRFLLELDSERRANSWHTDVTFVDAYPKASILRSVVAPQAGGDTVWANTASAYQDLPDELKALADQLWAVHSNEYDYAAAKPNVTLEQQESYRRIFTSTVYETEHPVVRVHPVSGERHLLLGHFVKRLKGYSQFDSTHLFNLLQSHVTRLENTVRWRWQAGDVAIWDNRATQHYAVDDYGNQNRVVRRVTLQGDVPVGVAGQRSRTLRGA
- a CDS encoding AdeC/AdeK/OprM family multidrug efflux complex outer membrane factor produces the protein MSKSLLSLAVTAFILGGCSLIPDYQTPESPVAAQWPQGPAYSPTESANVSAAEQGWRQFFNDPALQQLIQTSLVNNRDLKVAALNIDAYRAQYRIQRADLFPAVSANGSGSRQRMPGNMTQTGDSEITSSYSATLGVSAYELDLFGRVRSLTEQQLEIYLSSEEARRSTQIALVASVANAYFTWQADQALLKLTEETLKTYEQSYALTLRSNEVGVASALDLSQARTSVEGARVKLAQYQRLVAQDANSLAVLIGTGLPVDLPAAQNLDSDLLAEVPAGLPSDLLQRRPDIQEAEHLLKAANANIGAARAAFFPSISLTANAGTLSPDMDGLFKGGSGTWLFQPQINLPIFNAGALRASLDYSKIQKDINIAKYEKTIQTAFQEVSDGLAARRTFNDQLQAQRDLVAANQDYYRLAERRYRIGVDSNLTFLDAQRQLFNTQQALISDRLSQLISEVNLYKALGGGWNEQTVQAQQHAAIDSSKS
- a CDS encoding efflux RND transporter permease subunit, which encodes MSRFFIDRPIFAWVIALVIMLVGALAILKLPINQYPSIAPPAVAISVTYPGASAQTVQDTVVQVIEQQLNGIDNLRYVSSESNSDGTMTITATFEQGTNSDTAQVQVQNKLNLATPLLPQEVQQQGIRVTKAVKNFLLVIGLVSEDGSMTKDDLANYIVSNMQDPISRTAGVGDFQVFGAQYAMRIWLDPAKLNKYQLTPVDVRTAVSAQNVQISSGQLGGLPALPGTQLNATIIGKTRLQTAEQFENILLKVNRDGSQVRLKDVAEVGLGGENYAVSAQFNGKPASGLAVKLATGANALDTAKALRKTISDLEPFFPEGMKAVFPYDTTPVVTESISGVIHTLIEAIVLVFLVMYLFLQNFRATIITTMTVPVVLLGTFGILAAAGFSINTLTMFGMVLAIGLLVDDAIVVVENVERVMAEEGLSPKEATKKSMGQIQGALVGIAMVLSAVLLPMAFFSGSTGVIYKQFSITIVSAMGLSVLVALIFTPALCATMLKPIAKGGHHVAKRGFFGWFNRNFDRSVESYERGVGNILRNKAPYLLAYLLIMVGMIWLFTRIPTAFLPEEDQGVLFAQVQTPAGSSAERTQVVIDEMRAYLLDKEADTVASVFTVNGFNFAGRGQSSGMAFIMLKPWEERSAENNVFNLATRAQQHFFTFRDAMVFAFAPPAVLELGNATGFDVFLQDRAGVGHEKLMEARNQFLGMAAQSKILSAVRPNGLNDEPQYQLTVDDERASALGVTIAEINNTLSIALGASYVNDFIDRGRVKKVYIQGESASRMSPEDLQKWYVRNAVGEMVPFSSFAKGEWIYGPPKLARYNGVEAMEILGAPAPGYSTGEAMLEVERIAAQLPKGIGYSWTGLSYEERLSGSQAPALYALSLLMVFLCLAALYESWSIPIAVMLVVPLGVIGALLATSLRGLSNDVYFQVGLLTTIGLAAKNAILIVEFAKELHEQGRSLTDAAIEACRMRLRPIIMTSLAFILGVVPLAISTGAGSGSQHAIGTGVIGGMLTATVLAIFWVPLFFVMVSSMFSSKKPEEDAKPETPRYEAGQ
- a CDS encoding efflux RND transporter periplasmic adaptor subunit, encoding MQFKPAVTALVSAVALATLLSGCKKEEAAPVAQVPQVGIVTLQTQAYTLTSDLPGRTTAYRIAEVRPQVNGIILKRLFKEGSEVKEGQQLYQIDPSVYEATLASAQANLQSSRSLSERYKQLVAEQAVSRQEYDDAQAKRLQAEAALRSAQIDLRYTKVLAPLSGRIGRSSVTEGALVNNGQADAMAVIQQLDPIYVDVTQSSAELLKLRRELESGQLQKIGDNAAKVTLTLEDGSTYRQEGRLEFSEVSVDPTTGSVTLRAVFPNPEHNLLPGMFVHARLKAGVNAQAILAPQQGVTRDLKGQPTALVVNKENKVELRQLEASRTVGSDWLIAKGLNAGDRLITEGLQFVKPGDEVKVSEATNVKPAQPTQANATTAGAKGE